From the Halobacteriovorax sp. GB3 genome, the window CTGGGGCCGTTGAAAATACAAGAGCACCAAGTTCTGTGGCCGGTATTAGTAGTTCAGCTTCTGCTGGAGCAAAGGCCAAGAGATCGGCGAGTGGCCTTAATAATGCACTTTCAAGTGTTCAGGGCTCAAGAGGTCCACTTAGTTTGAGTTCAACGAGAGCTCCGATTTCGCGCAGCTATCTCGCTGAGAATGAGAAGAGAGAATCTAATATTTTAAAAGAAGATGAAGATGTGAATTTAAAAATTATCTTTTTAGAGAATAAGAAGATTTTGCGCGTCTATGAAAAAGATGAAGAAAGTTATGATTTAAAAGATGAGATGGATGTGAAGCGATTTGTTGAAAAATCTCCTGAGTTAACTGAAAAGGTAAAAGAAGAGGGGATGAAGTATTTTAAGAAGTATGCTTATAAAGATCTTGTGAGATTATTAGAACAATCGAAATAAAAAAGGCTCCCAATTGGGAGCCTTTATTTTTAGTTTTGAAAGAAATCAATACTTGTAATTTTTGTTACGTCCTCTCCACGACAAGAGTCCATTTGACAGTAAACAGGAGCTTTACAACTTTTCCCGTTAACTCTTTTCCACTCGTAGTCAGTATGTCCACGAACAAGAATCCCTTCTACTGTTCCTGATGCTGCATTGAAAACTGCTGATCCAGAGTTTCCTGCGAATGTATCAAGGTTTGTTTCAAAATATTTACTTCTAGAAGCATCTCTTACGAAAGCATCTCCAGCAACTTTTGTTGGAAGACCAGTTGGGTGACCAATAACGAGAACTTCTTCTCCAACTTCGATTTCACCTTCATAACGGATATTAAGGGCCGCTCTGTCTGTAACTTCTCTGTCTAATTCGATAACAGCGTAGTCATCCTTAGTAGAAGAGATTAGCTTTCTCTCAACAAGTCTCTTACAGCTATAAACGCTGTTTTTAGAAATGATGTGCTCTTGTTGCCCAGCTTCGTTCATCTTGTAGTCAAATACCCACTTTGAATCTTTACAAGCTGATTGGCTCGTTACACAGTGACCTGCTGTTACCATATATTGCTTTCCTTTGTGTCCTACTAGGAAACCAGAGCAATTGGCCGCTGTTAATTGACCGTTAAATTTTTCACCGCTACAAACACTTAGTTTGCTACCACTTAGTTTAACCGTACCATCGTTAAGGTCTTCTACTCTATAGTTTGGAATCATTCCCGCAGTTGAAGATGCAAGGTCAAGGTGTAGCGCTCTTTCTACTTCGAATAGGTCTAATCTATTATCTTCACCGTAAACTACTTTATCGACGGCCATAGTGTTGAAAGCTGACATAAGGATTGCAGCTGATAAAATCTTCCTAATTTTCATAATCATCATCCTTTGATTTTTTTAGTGAATAATTAATTATCCATCGTCCAAGGATTTGGCGAAATAGGGAAATGCTCATTTTGACTAAATGAAAGAAAAGGTTAGTTTTAACTAAACAGAAAATTAATGAATGCTAGAGGAAAGAAAGCGGGTATTTAACTTACTTTTTTAGGTTGTTAAATAGAACTTGAAGTCCGTGCTTCTTAGGACGGTCTTTCTTTTTGATCTTCTCTTTAACAATTTCGATTGGCTTTGCAATAATATCTTCGCGCTCTTTTGCAATACTAACTTTAAGAGTACGACCATCAACTTCTTTTCCATTAAGGGCTTCAATGGCCTTTGTGGCATCGGCAAGTTTAGGCATGATCACAAAACCGTAGCCCTTGCTTTTTTCAGTCTTATTGTCTTTTACGAGGTGAACTTCCTTAACATAACCGTAACGAGAGAAGAGGTGTTTAATTTTCTTTTCGTCTCTGTTGTAATTGAGGTTACCGACGTAAATAGTGACTGAGCTTGGCTTTTTCATAATGCGATCCTTGTAGAGACCTACTTATAGCCTTAAAGGAAATTTAGGGAAAGAGAAATCTTGTGATTAGGTAAGAAAACACAGCAAGAAGAGCTCTCACTGTGTTTTTTGATCGTTTTTTATTTACAGCTAGCGATACAAGAGTTTAGCTGTGGTCCTGGTCTGTGGAATGTAAGACAAGTGTCGTAACATTGCTTAAGAGTCAGGTTTGTAAGTTGGTAAGAAATAGCGTCACAGTTAGCATCAACTTCAACACCAACAAGGTATTGAGATTGTGTTGTTTCGATGTTTGCTTGAAAAAAGTCTAGCTCAACTTCTTTCGTTTCAACGTTCCAAAGTTTAGTTGCAACGTCATACTTGATTCCTAGTTCTTGTGATAGGTAATCAACAGCTTGAGTTTCAACAACTTCTACTGGACAAGAGTTAGCAAAAGCTGTGCTCATGTTAAATGCAAGAATAAGTGCGAGTATTGTTTTCATAGAATTCCCTCCATTTGTGAATAGCCCTTGATCTCAAATATTCACATATTTTGTCAACGGTGGATTGGGGATTTTATGGGAAACTTAAAGCTAAGTTAGGGAAATAAGAAGGGCCTTGTGATAAGGCCCCTTTTTCAATTTAAGATAGTAGTGAGTCATCGACAAGATTTGGAAGAGTGACTTTGAGATTAGGCTCTTTTTCCATGGCCCTTTTAATGGCAAAGATGGCCCCTTCATTCCTGGCCCATGCACGTCGATTGATACCGTTATTTACGTCCCAAAAGAGCATTGATTTAATTCTTCTATCACAATCTTCAGAACCATCGAGAACCATTCCAAAACCACCGTTGATAACTTCGCCCCAGCCAACGCCACCACCGTTATGAAGTGAAATCCACGTTGCTCCTCTAAAAGAGTCTCCAACGAAGTTTTGAACCGCCATATCGGCCGTAAAACGTGAACCATCATAAATATTTGAGGTCTCACGATAAGGAGAGTCTGTTCCTGAGACGTCGTGATGGTCTCTACCAAGAACGACTGGACCTTTCAGTTTTCCATCTCTAATGGCCTTATTGAAGGCCAGGGCGATTTCAATTCTTCCATCGCTATCGGCGTAGAGGATTCTTGCTTTGGAGCCAACGACGAGCTTATTTTCTCCGGCACCTTGAATCCATTGAATATTATCCTGCATCTGCTGTTGAATCTCACTTGGAGATTCTTTCATGAGCTTTTCTAAAACTTCTGTTGCAATTTTATCTGTTAGTTCGAGATCTTCATCAAGTGAACTGGCACAGACCCATCTAAAAGGTCCAAACCCATAATCAAAACACATCGGACCCATGATATCTTGAACGTAAGAAGGGTATTTGAAATCACCATTTTCTTTCATGATATCAGCACCAGCTCTTGAAGATTCAAGAAGAAAGGCATTTCCGTAGTCAAAGAAATACATTCCCTTATCTGATAGAGCATTAACAGCATCGACATGTCTTCTAAGAGTCTTTTGAACTTCTTCTTTAAACTTCTCTGGATCATTGGCCATTAATTCATTTGACTGCTCAAATGTTAAGTCAGCTGGGTAGTATCCACCGGCCCAAGGGTTGTGAAGAGAAGTTTGATCTGATCCAAGGTGGATGAGCATATCTTCTTCTACAAAGCGCTCCCAGAGATTGACAATATTTCCTTGGAAGGCAATTGAAACGGCTTCTTTATTGGCGCTAGCTTCTTTAATTCTTGGAATAATTTTATCGAGATCATCGTAGACTTCATCAACCCAGCCTTGTTCGTGACGAGTTTTAACGGCCTTTGGATTCACTTCGGCAATAACTCCGACACAACCGGCAATAACAGCGGCCTTTGGTTGAGCTCCACTCATTCCTCCAAGTCCAGCTGAGACAAAGATTTTTCCTGCGAGGTCTGTTTGTCCATTGGAAATCTTTCTTCCCGCATTGAGAACCGTAATCGTTGTGCCGTGAACAATTCCTTGTGGACCAATGTACATAAAAGAACCTGCCGTCATTTGTCCGTACTGAGTAACACCTAAGGCATTAAACTTTTCCCAATCATCTGGTTGAGAGTAATTTGGAATCATCATCCCATTAGTGACGACAACTCTTGGGGCTTCTTTGTTTGATGGAAAGAGACCTGCTGGATGTCCTGACTTTAAAACGAGAGTTTGCTCGTCAGTCATTTCACTTAAGTACTGCATTGTTAAAAGGTATTGCGCCCAGTTTTGAAAAACAGCTCCATTTCCACCATAAGTGATAAGCTCATGAGGGTGTTGGGCAACGGCGTAGTCTAAGTTATTTGAAAGCATGAGCATAATCGCTGCTGCTTGTACTGATTTATGTGGGTATTCGTTGATTGAGCGTGCGTGAATTTTATAATCTGGACGAAAGCGATACATATAAATACGCCCATACTTTTCAAGTTCTTCTTTGAATTCTTCAATTAGCTCAGCGTGAAACTTTTTTGGGAAGTAGCGAAGAGCATTTCTAAGAGCAAGTTTCTCTTCTTCTTTATTAAGAATCTTCTTTCTTTTTGGAGCATGATTAATTTGTGGCTCATACTCTTTTTTAGGGGGAAGTTCGTTAGGGATCCCTTGAGAGATCGCTTGTTGGAATTCTTCTCGAGTCATATCTGTCTTTCCTTGAAAGTTCGTTTCATTGGCATTTTTAAGCCTGCGTATCTTAACTTCCAAAAGACAGATTTTCAAAAAAAGAGAAGGCCTTTTTTAGTTAAGGCCTTGATATTGAGTAGACAAAACTATTTAACGCAGGATGTATAAAACTCTTGAAAGTTGAGATTGATCTCATCGTAAGAGTAGGCGTAATCAAGAGAGCGTAAATCTCGTTCGTAAGCGCTAATGACAGCACTAGTCAAACAAGGAACGTCAATATCTCTTGGAGATTGAAAGTGATTTCTAAGCCAAGATCTCGATTTGGCAAAATGAGTATAGGGATCGAGATAACTTGCAATCACTGACGGCGAAGACTCGTACTTTCGAGACTGTGCAACGAGCGGATTTCCTGTCACGTTAAAAACAGTTTCATGCATGATATTCCAATCATTGTAATAGATGATTGAAAGTGTATCGGCAAAAAACTCTTGGTAGGGAACAAGTCTTCTAAATGTGTTTGTTTTTTCAATAACGTCTTTTAGTTCACGATCGTATTGGTAAGCTTCTTCTAGAAAGTTTAATTCTTTTTCATACTGGGCCTTTCTCGTATCAATTGCAGGTACTAAGGCGTGGTCTCCTTGAGAAATAAAAGACCTTCTAGCGCTATCGAGATGACTAATTGATTT encodes:
- a CDS encoding trypsin-like serine peptidase; translated protein: MKIRKILSAAILMSAFNTMAVDKVVYGEDNRLDLFEVERALHLDLASSTAGMIPNYRVEDLNDGTVKLSGSKLSVCSGEKFNGQLTAANCSGFLVGHKGKQYMVTAGHCVTSQSACKDSKWVFDYKMNEAGQQEHIISKNSVYSCKRLVERKLISSTKDDYAVIELDREVTDRAALNIRYEGEIEVGEEVLVIGHPTGLPTKVAGDAFVRDASRSKYFETNLDTFAGNSGSAVFNAASGTVEGILVRGHTDYEWKRVNGKSCKAPVYCQMDSCRGEDVTKITSIDFFQN
- a CDS encoding RNA recognition motif domain-containing protein, whose product is MKKPSSVTIYVGNLNYNRDEKKIKHLFSRYGYVKEVHLVKDNKTEKSKGYGFVIMPKLADATKAIEALNGKEVDGRTLKVSIAKEREDIIAKPIEIVKEKIKKKDRPKKHGLQVLFNNLKK
- a CDS encoding urocanate hydratase, with the translated sequence MTREEFQQAISQGIPNELPPKKEYEPQINHAPKRKKILNKEEEKLALRNALRYFPKKFHAELIEEFKEELEKYGRIYMYRFRPDYKIHARSINEYPHKSVQAAAIMLMLSNNLDYAVAQHPHELITYGGNGAVFQNWAQYLLTMQYLSEMTDEQTLVLKSGHPAGLFPSNKEAPRVVVTNGMMIPNYSQPDDWEKFNALGVTQYGQMTAGSFMYIGPQGIVHGTTITVLNAGRKISNGQTDLAGKIFVSAGLGGMSGAQPKAAVIAGCVGVIAEVNPKAVKTRHEQGWVDEVYDDLDKIIPRIKEASANKEAVSIAFQGNIVNLWERFVEEDMLIHLGSDQTSLHNPWAGGYYPADLTFEQSNELMANDPEKFKEEVQKTLRRHVDAVNALSDKGMYFFDYGNAFLLESSRAGADIMKENGDFKYPSYVQDIMGPMCFDYGFGPFRWVCASSLDEDLELTDKIATEVLEKLMKESPSEIQQQMQDNIQWIQGAGENKLVVGSKARILYADSDGRIEIALAFNKAIRDGKLKGPVVLGRDHHDVSGTDSPYRETSNIYDGSRFTADMAVQNFVGDSFRGATWISLHNGGGVGWGEVINGGFGMVLDGSEDCDRRIKSMLFWDVNNGINRRAWARNEGAIFAIKRAMEKEPNLKVTLPNLVDDSLLS